The nucleotide window GGCCCCTCCCGCCGTTTAAAAAATGCAAATAGTCAGGGTACCATTAGGGCCCTCGCCTACGATCcagcgctcgtcgccgaatATAACCTGGCGGCCCATGAGCTTAGACCACATGTTGGGGCCAAACCTCCACGCCTCACACTCGTCGCGGTCGTCGTTGGAGCCGGCGGCCGTAtaggcggcctcgacgtcgctcTCGACGCGGAGGACGGGGCGCGAGAGGCTCGAGTGGGCGGCGGTAATAATGTCGGTctgggcgatgatgcggacgccggcggcggcgtcaaagGCCTGCGCGATGTTGATGTTGGGGAACTGGTCGTGTCGCCAGCAgggggggcggccgggcAACGTCTCGTCGAGGTCTCGCTGCAtaagctcgtcgtcggtaggctccttctcgccgcgctgctggcgaagctgacgcgccgtcggcgggcggaACTCATAGGCGTAGCAGCCGGATCCCGCAGATCCAGAGCCAGTCTGGCGTCGTTTTTTAGCAAAGCGGTACGGTCTGTAgcccttgggcttggcttggTGTACAGAGCTTACGTCACCGCCGTGGTCtacttcctcgtcctcctcagAATCGGAATCGAGGAGAATGTCGCCAAGGTAGGCGATCGCTTCCGGATCTTCAATCCGGCGCGTGTGTGGGCCAATTTTGCACAAGCCGAAGGAGAGATCGTGGCCGCCAGTCGCGGCAAAGAGAGGGTTGCCGCAAGCCGAGGACCACTCTGGTCCGATGCCGGTCAGGGGCATGCCCGTGACGAGAAGCCCATGAACGCGGGTGGTCATAGGGGACACCTGGGAGCCGACCAACCAGGGATGGAACTCCTCGGTGATATAGAAGTGGCCACAAACAGACCGTGTCTGCTCGTTCCACGTGCAGTCGTCGAGACGAATGCTAATGAAGCCTGGGGCGGCAATCTGCGAACCAAGGCAAAAGGCCAAGTAGTTAGCTCTGAACTCCTTCACAAGCACGGCGGACGCATTCACCAGGTTATTCCCCGGCTGTTGGACGGGGGCCACCTCCATTGCCTCTCGCCGGATATCCCACAGCCTGACTGCCTCCCAGTTCTGCGTATGGTTAGGCCCGAAAGCCCTCCAGTAATAGGCAATGTAGTGCGTAGCATTGTGATCCGAAAACATGCGGTCGCACTGGCGATCTGCCCGCGGGTTGAGCGGCTCGAGCTCCCACTGTCCGCGGTATTCGAAGTCCCAGGAAAAGGGGTCGTTGTCGGTTGGCTCATCCACATGCGAGATGCCGTTCCAGGGCCGGCTGCGGATGACATCCAGGGCCGTGACAAAATGCTCTCTGATGTCCCAGGCAGTGTTaggacgatgatgattgTGCTCTTCAGACCACTGCCTACACCACTCGAAGATGAGAACGCCATGGCTGAGTCGTACGCGGCGTACAACGAGGCCTGCCGAGTCGAATGGGAGTTGAACTACCTTATTGGTAGCGACGTCGAGCATATACCACTGATAGAGTCCGTCTTCACCATGGACTTCTGGTCCGGGGTAGACGAGCAGGCCAGGTTCTGGATCAAACGACCACAGTGGATCAGCGAGGTGAAGGGGTTTGATGATGCTCTTATATGCGATGTAGCGGTCCATGGGCATAAACGGCGCCATATTCGCGCCTCTGCGCACCATGGGCTGTGTGCGCTGCTTCCAAAACTTGGCGTTGCCGATATTGTAATATCGACGCACGAGCAGGCGGAAGACGAGTGCCCAGTCGATGCTCCCAATAGTCTTTCCGTCGCGGTTCTTGACGAAGGCCCGAAGCTCGCGGCTCTCTCGTGCGCGAGGGAAGTGGTGTCTGATGAGCCGGATCGCCATTTGGCCATTGTCCAGTTCATTCTTGAGGCTGCGACTGACGCGTCGAAGCCGGAGTGTGTCGTAcggggccatggcgaggatgaTCTCCGTGAAGACATCCCAGGGGAGCTTCACGAGCCCTTTTGAGACGGACATGGCTGTGTGGTGAGCTCGTCGTGTCTCGTGGTCGTGTGGTCGTTGTGAAGCTggggggaagagagagggtgTTTGTTAGAGATTGCAAACACAGCATTGTTCAGAAGCGTAAGGAAAAGAATAGTTCTCGGCTgaccagcagctgcaggcgAGCTGCCAGCTTTCAGGTCTGTTCAGGTCCTCAACAGTTGGGCAACGTCGTCCGTGGCCGTGGTGACCGCCCCCGCCGGTTGCTTGTTCAGTCAACTGTGAATTAGGATGCCAGCAGCCCTACCCAGCGAGAGTGCCCATGACTGTGTTGTTGCaagcgcgcgccgcgctgctctgcCATGGTCATCCAtcagggagggggggaagccACGATGGGCACTCTTGTATTTTGATGCCCCTTGCCCTCATACAGCTCAGTCACTGTGCATCTTGTGAGGCATTTTCAAAGAGACATAAGCCCAGACGTGCGCATCGGATAGGAAATGTAAGATTCACACGCTGGTAAAGCGGACGGGAAGCGCACATGTCTTTGTTCGATGAGGCACCTTCGAAACCATTGCCATTCACCGTGCACACAAGAACAGCCCCAACCAGGACATGCAGCACAGCTTCTGCAGCGCCTTTGTTGAGTATGCGCACATCTCATATGAAAATGCGATTCTATTGAGGTTCAGTTGAGCTTGTAGAATGCCCTAGGCTAAGATGCCCATTACTGACCTGCTGTGTCCGACTGTCATCCGGCGTGGGAAAAGCCCGCAGTACTTAAAGAGCCTTTGGGTCACGCCAGAATTTGGTTGATTTCTCTCCAAAGAATACTCTTGCCTTTCCAGTACTGACCTGAACTTGTCTGTATTCGTCCCAAGCTATCCCCTCGATCACGTTCAACAAGTTTGTCTTGTCCCGTCGGCTGTCCCATCCGAGGGATATCCGGCATCCTCTGCAGGGGGATGAGAGACCGACGCGACTTGAGTAGCAATAGCTACTGCAGCGTCTCCGAACCCAAAGCCGTTGGAGATGGCAGCATCATACCCGCAGATCAACGGGTAGATGAAGAAGGCAATTCTCGGTACAAGTGGCGGCATTTTTGTCACCCCGATCCCGGAGAGGTGCTGAGAGACAAGTACAGGCTGGTTGCCAAGATGGGCTGGGGCCAGACATCAACTGTCTGGCTTTCAGAGGACACGGACATGTAAGATACCTGGTTTGTCGTTGTGGTACGTCTCAATGGGAAATGAACTCACAGGTCATGAAGCCAGGCCCCAGTCCGCCAGAAGTTCCGCGCTGTCAAGATATACAACAACGGTCACGCCGCAGCAACCGCCACGAAGGAGATTAGGGTTCTCAAGCACATGCGCAGCCGGATGAGTCATGGCAAGCAGCACCCCGGGGCACAGCATATCGTGGCTGGTCTCGCCTCTTTTGGGACCGAACGACTCAACGGGTGTAGGCATTTGTGCTTGGTCATGGAGCCAATGCGCGAGCCGCTCATGATCTTCCGCAAACGCCTTGCCATGGCAAATTCCAGAAGTCTCCATCCGACGAACGTAAAGCTTATGAAGAATATATTGAGACAGATTCTTTCGGGTCTCGATTATCTACACAGCGAGTGCGGCATCGTGCATACTGGTGAGTGCTTCCACATAGGTCCCGTGGCCGGGCTGAAGGCTGACTCTGCGAATAGACATCAAAGCCGACAACATTCTCCTGACGTGCGAGGATGTCGGCGTGCTTGAGCGGTTTGCCAGGGCGGTGAAAGATCGGCCTTTGCCGCGCAAGGTATATCCTGACCACACCGTGTACAAGTCGTTTCGTTCCGTCGGCGGGCTCTGTGAGTCGTTAGTGGGCAATATGGTGGCCAAGATATCCGACTTTGGCCTCTCTCACGTCTACCAGCAGGGAGCCATCATGACGATGCCCATTCAGCCAGGCGCGTATCGCGCACCCGAGGTGATTCTTGGTGCAGGATGGTCGTGCAGCGCCGACATGTGGAACCTGGCTGTCATGGTAAGCTTCCAATTCCGCCTGTTCCAGTCATGACCCATTCGAACTAACCATGCCAGACCTGGGATCTCTTCGCAGACACCAGCCTGTTCACCGTCTTGATCCCCAAGCCAAACGGTGCTCCAGGAGGCTATTATTCTGCGGCGACGCATCTCGCCCAGATGACGGAAATCCTCGGCCCTGCACCCGACTCGCTCATCTCGCGGTCCGAGGCCTTGGCGCTGTGCCCGTTCCCAGAGCCGCTGGGGCATCCACTGACAGGCAAGTCTTGTATGACGACGAGAGAGTTTTTCGACGGTCCATTCTACCACTCCTTCTCGGAGCTCAGTCAGTGGAAACACACCTTCGCCGTGAGAGCATGGCGCCCCATCATTGACGAGATCCCAGAGTgtctcgcgggcgacgaggccgcatTTCTGTTCTTCATGGATAGGATTCTGCGCTGGGCGCCCGAAGAGAGGGCAACGGCAGGGGCGTTGCTGGCGGATCCTTGGTTGGGCCCGATGCAGTTCAGCGACCTGACGTGGAATTTGGTTCCGATATCGTAGTCGTCGTGGGGCCACTGTTGAGTTGACTATTGGATTTGAGAGGTATGAGTACGGCCACACGGCGTGGCCCTCAAGATTGTGAAGGAGGTAACATCTAATAGTGCAATGATTTTCCAAGTGGGACGTTTTGGTGATAGGCAGGAAGGAACTGACTGACATAGAAGGCAAGTGCTATCCAAGGGGAGTATCAGGTGGCACCAAGCGGCAGAAAAGCAAACAAGTCGCAAACAAGTCACAGAAGCAGCGACAACCTTTTCTAACATGTCATCAAAAGGAAGCCCTCCCGGTATTTGTAGCAATTTATTGGCATTTCCCCTCGATTCATTCTGCATTTGGCTAGCTGGCTAGCTGCCTTTTTGTAACCCTTGGTTCCTTGGACCTCCCGCGCATCACCCAACGCACGAACAAGACAATCCCTTGAAGCCAGCGAAACTTACTCTCAGCACTCCAACTAATACGATGAAAGATGAAGCTTCTATTGCAGCGTGGGCATGTGGACAGACGCCTTCTTGGCCACAGCGTCGGCGCTCTGCCACAGGGCCGTCACCGTCTTGAGCTGCGTGTAGAAGTTGATGCCGGGCTTGCCGTAGAAGGTGttggcaccgccgccggcgatgctTTTCTTGTTGCCCGTGAAGGAGAACATGGGCAACGGCACGGGGATGGGCACGTTGATACCGACCTGGCCAGCCTGGATGTTGCGGCGGAAGGTCTCGGCCGTGGGGCCGGAGCGGGTGAAGATGGCGACACCGTTGCCGTACTCGTTCTTGTTGATGagctcgatggcgtcgtcgatggtgtCGACGTTGAGGCACACGAGGACGGGGCCAAAGATCTCCTCCTTGTAGCAGGTCATGTCGGGCGTCACGTTGGAGATGATGGTGGGACCGATGAAGTTGCCGTTAGGGTACTTTTCGGGCTTGtagccgcggccgtcgagaagcACCGTCGCACCCTCCTtctcggcgctggcgatgaGGCTTTCGATGCGCTCCTTGCTGTGGGGCGAGATGACGGGGCCCAggtcggcgccctcctcgaagccgccgtcgacgcgcagggcgcgcgcccgctcgGCCACCTCGGTGAGCCATTCCTTGGTCTCGCCGACCATGACGAGCGTGCTCAGCGCCATGCagcgctggccggcggcaccaaaggcggcgccgacgacgctgttgATGAAGTGGTTCTTGTTGCAGTcgggcaggacggcggcgtggttCTTGGCGCCCAGGTTGGCCTGCACGCGCTTGCCGTTGGCCGAGCCGCGGCTGAAGATGTACTCGCCTGCCttgttgccgccgacgaagctgatggccttgatggccggctcgtcgaggatgaagTCGACGGTGCGGTGCGCTCCGTGAatgacgttgacgacgccctcggggAAGCCCGCCTTTTGCACGAGCTCGGCCAGGATCATGGCAGCACCGGGGTCACGCTCAGAGGGCTTGAGGATGAGCGTGTTGCCCGTGATGGTGGCAATGGGGATGCACCAGAGGGGGATCATGGCGGGGAAGTCTGGGGTGACCATCTTGTCAGCCGCCTCCCAACAACCACACCAAGGGAACGCAACACATGGCGAAACTCACTGAAGGGGCAGATTgcggcaacgacgccgagagGCTCGCGGTAGGTGCGGGTCTCCATGTCCTTAGCTACCTCGAGAACCTCGCCCTTGAGCAGCTCAGGGGCGCCGatcgcggcctcggcgacctgcaGGCCGCGCAGGACGTCGCCCTTTGCATCGGCAAAGGTCTTGCCCTGCTCGAGGGTGAtgctggcggccaggcggtCCCAGTTCTCGCGGATCAGCTGGACGAAGCGGAACATGATCTGCTGGCGGGCCAGGACGGTCGTGTTGCGCCACGACTCGAAGGCTcgctcggcgctggcgacggcggccctcatctcctcgtcggtcATCTGCGGGACGCGGGTGACGAGGTTGTTGGTGGCCGGGTCGGGCAGGTCGATGAACTTGTCCGTCTTGGACTGGACAAACTTGTTGTCGACAAAGTACGGCGTGtcctcgacggtggcgaTCTTGTCGTGCGTCGTCGGGTagctcgtggccgtcgaggccagggccgcgcccgcgggcttgagctgctgggcggtGGCGTGTATCCGCctcgcggcgacggaggcgtgCGAGGCCATGTTGAAAgtggatgacgacgacgaggcggcggcggcgagggacgagcgaggagcggccgacgtcgcgggcgagcggctggcgctggcggtgacgcTTCGCGATATGAGCCGACGCATGACGACCAGAGGGCGAGGTCAAGAGATCAAGAGACCAACTGGGAAATGCTTTTAGTGACGCACTTGATGACTCTGTCTGCAGACAAATCAGACGATCCAGCCAGCGGCACCCGTGGTGTTCTCTCGGAACCGAAACTTCGCCTCCCAGTTCGGTTATTCGTTTTAAAGGACAGCCAGCGGCTATGGGCGGGACG belongs to Purpureocillium takamizusanense chromosome 1, complete sequence and includes:
- the ALD6 gene encoding aldehyde dehydrogenase (NADP(+)) ald6, variant 2 (COG:E~COG:G~EggNog:ENOG503NWK1), which codes for MASHASVAARRIHATAQQLKPAGAALASTATSYPTTHDKIATVEDTPYFVDNKFVQSKTDKFIDLPDPATNNLVTRVPQMTDEEMRAAVASAERAFESWRNTTVLARQQIMFRFVQLIRENWDRLAASITLEQGKTFADAKGDVLRGLQVAEAAIGAPELLKGEVLEVAKDMETRTYREPLGVVAAICPFNFPAMIPLWCIPIATITGNTLILKPSERDPGAAMILAELVQKAGFPEGVVNVIHGAHRTVDFILDEPAIKAISFVGGNKAGEYIFSRGSANGKRVQANLGAKNHAAVLPDCNKNHFINSVVGAAFGAAGQRCMALSTLVMVGETKEWLTEVAERARALRVDGGFEEGADLGPVISPHSKERIESLIASAEKEGATVLLDGRGYKPEKYPNGNFIGPTIISNVTPDMTCYKEEIFGPVLVCLNVDTIDDAIELINKNEYGNGVAIFTRSGPTAETFRRNIQAGQVGINVPIPVPLPMFSFTGNKKSIAGGGANTFYGKPGINFYTQLKTVTALWQSADAVAKKASVHMPTLQ
- a CDS encoding uncharacterized protein (EggNog:ENOG503NZ02~COG:T) codes for the protein MRDRRDLSSNSYCSVSEPKAVGDGSIIPADQRVDEEGNSRLVAKMGWGQTSTVWLSEDTDIQAPVRQKFRAVKIYNNGHAAATATKEIRVLKHMRSRMSHGKQHPGAQHIVAGLASFGTERLNGCRHLCLVMEPMREPLMIFRKRLAMANSRSLHPTNVKLMKNILRQILSGLDYLHSECGIVHTDIKADNILLTCEDVGVLERFARAVKDRPLPRKVYPDHTVYKSFRSVGGLCESLVGNMVAKISDFGLSHVYQQGAIMTMPIQPGAYRAPEVILGAGWSCSADMWNLAVMTWDLFADTSLFTVLIPKPNGAPGGYYSAATHLAQMTEILGPAPDSLISRSEALALCPFPEPLGHPLTGKSCMTTREFFDGPFYHSFSELSQWKHTFAVRAWRPIIDEIPECLAGDEAAFLFFMDRILRWAPEERATAGALLADPWLGPMQFSDLTWNLVPIS
- a CDS encoding uncharacterized protein (COG:S~EggNog:ENOG503P1DE); its protein translation is MSVSKGLVKLPWDVFTEIILAMAPYDTLRLRRVSRSLKNELDNGQMAIRLIRHHFPRARESRELRAFVKNRDGKTIGSIDWALVFRLLVRRYYNIGNAKFWKQRTQPMVRRGANMAPFMPMDRYIAYKSIIKPLHLADPLWSFDPEPGLLVYPGPEVHGEDGLYQWYMLDVATNKVVQLPFDSAGLVVRRVRLSHGVLIFEWCRQWSEEHNHHRPNTAWDIREHFVTALDVIRSRPWNGISHVDEPTDNDPFSWDFEYRGQWELEPLNPRADRQCDRMFSDHNATHYIAYYWRAFGPNHTQNWEAVRLWDIRREAMEVAPVQQPGNNLVNASAVLVKEFRANYLAFCLGSQIAAPGFISIRLDDCTWNEQTRSVCGHFYITEEFHPWLVGSQVSPMTTRVHGLLVTGMPLTGIGPEWSSACGNPLFAATGGHDLSFGLCKIGPHTRRIEDPEAIAYLGDILLDSDSEEDEEVDHGGDVSSVHQAKPKGYRPYRFAKKRRQTGSGSAGSGCYAYEFRPPTARQLRQQRGEKEPTDDELMQRDLDETLPGRPPCWRHDQFPNINIAQAFDAAAGVRIIAQTDIITAAHSSLSRPVLRVESDVEAAYTAAGSNDDRDECEAWRFGPNMWSKLMGRQVIFGDERWIVGEGPNGTLTICIF
- the ALD6 gene encoding aldehyde dehydrogenase (NADP(+)) ald6 (COG:E~COG:G~EggNog:ENOG503NWK1), with the protein product MRRLISRSVTASASRSPATSAAPRSSLAAAASSSSSTFNMASHASVAARRIHATAQQLKPAGAALASTATSYPTTHDKIATVEDTPYFVDNKFVQSKTDKFIDLPDPATNNLVTRVPQMTDEEMRAAVASAERAFESWRNTTVLARQQIMFRFVQLIRENWDRLAASITLEQGKTFADAKGDVLRGLQVAEAAIGAPELLKGEVLEVAKDMETRTYREPLGVVAAICPFNFPAMIPLWCIPIATITGNTLILKPSERDPGAAMILAELVQKAGFPEGVVNVIHGAHRTVDFILDEPAIKAISFVGGNKAGEYIFSRGSANGKRVQANLGAKNHAAVLPDCNKNHFINSVVGAAFGAAGQRCMALSTLVMVGETKEWLTEVAERARALRVDGGFEEGADLGPVISPHSKERIESLIASAEKEGATVLLDGRGYKPEKYPNGNFIGPTIISNVTPDMTCYKEEIFGPVLVCLNVDTIDDAIELINKNEYGNGVAIFTRSGPTAETFRRNIQAGQVGINVPIPVPLPMFSFTGNKKSIAGGGANTFYGKPGINFYTQLKTVTALWQSADAVAKKASVHMPTLQ
- a CDS encoding uncharacterized protein (EggNog:ENOG503NZ02~COG:T), with translation MEPMREPLMIFRKRLAMANSRSLHPTNVKLMKNILRQILSGLDYLHSECGIVHTDIKADNILLTCEDVGVLERFARAVKDRPLPRKVYPDHTVYKSFRSVGGLCESLVGNMVAKISDFGLSHVYQQGAIMTMPIQPGAYRAPEVILGAGWSCSADMWNLAVMTWDLFADTSLFTVLIPKPNGAPGGYYSAATHLAQMTEILGPAPDSLISRSEALALCPFPEPLGHPLTGKSCMTTREFFDGPFYHSFSELSQWKHTFAVRAWRPIIDEIPECLAGDEAAFLFFMDRILRWAPEERATAGALLADPWLGPMQFSDLTWNLVPIS